Sequence from the Phragmites australis chromosome 11, lpPhrAust1.1, whole genome shotgun sequence genome:
aatctcacacttcttgacgatgtgtatgctcttcggcgggggtgtgatgcctggttcgcgtagaagacgacgacagtcagcgaatcaaaggggtacagaggcgacctctacgaatcatccagataatgacgaggacgaagacgatgacgatttcatgccccccatgcctagacgttcgaacagaaatacaggagaaaggtctaggaacactgcaagaggacgttcacgcacaacatcgagatgccatacaactgatagggaaataggacgtggtaccacctcggagatacctcaagatgatgacgacgacgacgatttcatgccacaacgaccccgccctccgaggcttccatctccggaggacaccgatgaccctgaaaatgatgatggatttgctcgtactcatttttacaacttcccagaaccatctcggagacgacaaccatcttacccggaTAGCTTTGACCATCGCACCTGGAATTCTTacgctaatttgcgtcgccactttccttcgccctaagcatctattgtaaccctatatattttattcccttaaggcatgatattatgttctttaggcgtatcgtacatgataatgtttgttgttgttcgctctttatgtgtaacctctgtaccgggttctatgctacttatgctttacaactactattgtttcctctgtactgagaatttcttaaattaacaatacagtgaataagacataatagggatgacctcgacattaaaatcaataatacatgtgtcatgacaaATTGTCCTGGCTACTCAACGGGGACGATGCCTCACACAATCTCCAggcgtgtaagcgtctggcgggtgtgtggctctcatcccagcaacctgcgcaggcccctgccttgcgtgcccttggtcgtcttcatcatcatctgcctgccctgtgggaaccccaccgaacgtgtatcccgccCCGCTTACTCGGCtctgcatgtaccatgccgaaggatcctcgtgcggaagtgtggacggccctagaacgtgctccgatggagtctagtgtgccgaaggctcgccatGCTGGTACCAATGTGAACTTCCAGGTTCATTGAGATCATGGGAGGACTGTCCACCGAGTAGATCAGTGAAGGTGGCGGTCGCATGCATTGCAGCACCCCAGTCAAAAGCATTAGGGTcgctccagcaaggggtctgctgcgtgtagtcaacgacgtcctcctgatgagtagatgctgcagccggaggtgtcatcgtagccggaggtgctagtgaacccagcgtaacctgctcgggcgcaggaggctgcgtgcactcctcggcctcagcacCGGAACATGAGACATGACGCACCGAAGCTGAAGATGTATGTCGTGATTCTGACCGGACGGGTTCCTCACGAGCACTGGATGACCGCCTGCTCTGGGAGgaccgcctgctgtgggaggcacgagacgGATCCATGGCATGTTGGTCGTACCCCCTCCATTGCGGGGCAcacccacctagaccacgtatagcgttTAGGAAGCGGGATCCTCTTGTCCTCATGTACTCCCGGAGAGGGTTACGATCCCTCTGCGATGATGACCTGCTTGGTTCCCCAAAAGGTTGATCCGCTtgcgtatgcatctcatacgcctcttcagtctgtataagatgagggacatgtcagtaatacacagattttccaaagaaaaccaatataagtaacgcatcacttaccacaacatgaagtaggcgggcacgatcctcggggaagggtctggggcccggctgtacaggtcctctgagtaaggtggcacgcgtgcgcggacggtaccaagcaaggtagtcccagtacgtggcctcgtcgtattgtccagcagtaATGATGACATCCACCGCAGCTGATTCTGTCCACCTCCGTATGTACTCGGCATTCTTGGATGCCCAGTCCTGCGTGCCTCCGCCCCCCTTTGAGCTCcacctgtacgtgacataaacagttataatttgttaacatggataaccaatgtactaaggcaacatacaataacacacttactcgtgcgcccatCCGGCGTCTCGTGGTGCTGGAACaggcaccacctgtcggtacccaaactgcctctgtacacgttctggagaatatacttccacgcagttcatgtacaacaagaagcatgtggtcaaccataagtctgcgttacggctacaagaggatgacaggagtccaccatctgcaatttcttttactcgtgccatacgccatggatcccaatcCACTAGATCAGCGCTAAGGATGTCCAGGTCACTTATCACCCTGGAGTAGTTACCAtagtcttgctgctgactccatcttagcctggcatgaatccaccgataccccatcgttggccttatgtcatctgcaatgccatcagagatgtgaactgggtagtagcacttgagcacccaaggtctggaaatcgggaggtactcccaactccataACTGTAAGAGATGTAAGCACCCTGTAATGGTTGCCTTCCTCTTTgttcgctgggttgcatcacacaatcctctgtaggttgcagccaacactgcagatccccaactgtaagatgtaggctcataaggatgtgacgcgaggtgggctgctaaccatacaatatgtgggacgacataatcgcctgccgtgttgcagaacatgatgcctccgagcaggacgtataagtacacctcatagtgttgcataagtgtattctcgtccgcatccagtgggcatggaccgaactgtgtcagcccatgaacccaggacatggagaggccagcatccttcccgtcatattgcacaccaaacctataagatgcagatggtcaatgacgctttaatagcactgtaatattttaaatgcattacataacaaataattacctatctgcaacataacccttccactgctcccttgcgggtcgcgaaactattaacggggcaccccttattggcagcccggtcagcatggccacgtcccgcaGTGTTActgccatctcaccaaaaggaaagtggaaagtgtgtgtctcaggacgccagcgatcgacgagacctgtgagcagtgcctcatcaattgccgggagaggtgtcctaccaccgacctccatgggagctccggccatcatgagagcgaaaggtagtagtcccgcccgtgcgagtggctcgtggaatcgagggtccaactccttaatcttgtgcacacTCCGGGCTCGTAACGGATCTAACTGCATGagttatccaatacatgtacagcGTTAGTTCAAAATTCTCGTAccaatgaaatagcacatataaacgtggtacctgttgtcctgtgaatatcatccttcccctatggttctcgtcgtaccgctgctgaagaagctcgggaagaccaccatgagccatgataatgatttaaggcttcatggttcaacaaataggtgaacaacaaattagaatatattacaagcttcataatattgtatctgctaaacaaaggtacacgtaattttttctaattttaccgGATAAGGACATTCATATAATTATACTAAGGACACAATCTAATTACAATGTTGAAAGAAATTCAtgatatcaaactaattaaataatataattatatagactaatcaaattcatataatcaaactaagcatcgtaattaattaatctaagtactctaatctatcaaataatttaattcatttaatctaattaaataaactatgtactctaattaattaatctaagtaatctaataacgtaattaaataatctaatttgtataatctaagtactctaattaaataaactaagtactctaattaaactctaagtactctaataacgtaattaaataatctaatttatataatcaaagtactctaatttatcaaattaatgtGACGTAAAAATGATTGATGTGATGTAAAATGATTGATGTGACGTAAAAGAGATTGATGCGACGTAGCAAAATCGGTGGCAAATCGGTCGGCCggcgtattcggcaactgaggtgccgaatacggcccacagtgccgtattcggcacctcagttgccgaatacggtgttttcggattttcagtttccgaaattcaaatttcggtatttgagataccgaatacgagtgctagatttgtaaatacgtcgacatgttgtctattttcgcaaat
This genomic interval carries:
- the LOC133884271 gene encoding uncharacterized protein LOC133884271, with the translated sequence MAGSSSTGFPWTPATIAIALNASLQVVREGNDDPLKENNIIQAVAKLHARPICSRLTAPLQCVTTEDLRALLYHRRQMYLRVRELADHPSVIGFSRRQRTIVMSPDQYASHIQAFPEDEQLINKEISHFLTMCMLFGGGVMPGSRRRRRQSANQRGTEATSTNHPDNDEDEDDDDFMPPMPRRSNRNTGERSRNTARGRSRTTSRCHTTDREIGRGTTSEIPQDDDDDDDFMPQRPRPPRLPSPEDTDDPENDDGFARTHFYNFPEPSRRRQPSYPDSFDHRTWNSYANLRRHFPSP